A window of the Halopseudomonas phragmitis genome harbors these coding sequences:
- a CDS encoding gamma-butyrobetaine hydroxylase-like domain-containing protein, whose protein sequence is MPAPLPTTIKLHKTSRTLELGYADGRSFALPAEYLRVNSPSAEVRGHGKPVLQTGKQNVALLNVEPAGRYALKLVFDDGHDSGLYSWDYLYQLASEYPQRWQIYLDQLDAAGASRDPDVSVVRFKP, encoded by the coding sequence ATGCCCGCTCCGCTGCCGACCACCATCAAGCTGCACAAGACCTCGCGTACCCTGGAGCTGGGTTATGCCGATGGTCGCAGCTTTGCGCTGCCGGCCGAGTACCTACGGGTCAACTCCCCCTCAGCCGAAGTCCGCGGGCATGGCAAACCGGTGCTGCAAACCGGCAAGCAAAACGTGGCTTTGCTGAATGTCGAACCCGCCGGCCGTTACGCGCTCAAGCTGGTGTTCGACGACGGCCATGACAGTGGTCTGTACAGTTGGGATTACCTCTACCAACTGGCCAGCGAATATCCCCAGCGCTGGCAAATCTACCTCGACCAACTGGACGCCGCTGGTGCCAGTCGTGACCCAGACGTTTCGGTTGTACGCTTCAAGCCCTGA
- the phaC gene encoding class II poly(R)-hydroxyalkanoic acid synthase: MANKNNEDISQKASENILGPNPVVGIPARDLLSTARLVLRQTVKQPIHSLKHVGRLGLAVKDVMLGRSDIAPAPDDKRFSDPTWSLNPLYRRYMQTYLAWRQELNTWITQADLTPQDISRAQFVIALMTEAMAPTNTALNPAALKRFFETGGKSLFDGLTHLAQDLVHNGGMPSQVNMNAFEVGQNLATTKGSVVFRNEVLELIQYKPLTEEVYERPVLVVPPQINKFYVFDLSPEKSLARYLVSSHLQTFVVSWRNPTKAQREWGLSTYIEALKEAIDAVLAITGSKDLSMLGACSGGVTTVSLLGHLAALKEKKVHSFTLLVSVLDTDVKTQVALFADEKSIEAARRMSYQSGVLEGRDMAKVFAWMRPNDLIWNYWVNNYLLGNEPPVFDILFWNNDTTRLPAALHGEFLELFKTNPLTRPGALEVCGTPIDLKQVKCDFFCIAGLNDHITPWEACFRSARLLGGKCEFVLSSSGHIQSILNPPGNPKGRFFTNSQMSEDPKHWLETATKQSDSWWQYWRDWLHARAGKLKPAPAVLGNDDYPALEAAPGTYVHER, from the coding sequence ATGGCCAACAAGAACAACGAAGACATCAGTCAAAAAGCCAGCGAAAACATTTTGGGCCCCAACCCGGTGGTCGGGATTCCGGCCCGTGATCTGCTTAGCACTGCCCGCCTGGTACTGCGCCAAACCGTCAAGCAGCCGATTCACAGCCTCAAACATGTTGGTCGCCTGGGACTGGCGGTCAAGGACGTAATGCTCGGGCGCTCAGACATAGCCCCGGCCCCGGACGACAAACGCTTCAGCGATCCGACCTGGAGCCTCAACCCACTCTATCGCCGCTACATGCAGACTTACCTGGCCTGGCGTCAGGAGCTCAACACCTGGATTACCCAAGCCGACCTGACACCCCAGGACATCAGCCGCGCCCAGTTCGTCATTGCCCTGATGACCGAAGCCATGGCTCCGACCAATACCGCCCTGAATCCGGCAGCGCTCAAACGCTTCTTTGAAACCGGCGGTAAGAGCCTGTTCGACGGACTCACTCATCTGGCCCAGGACCTGGTGCACAACGGCGGCATGCCCAGTCAGGTCAACATGAACGCCTTTGAGGTTGGCCAAAACCTGGCCACGACCAAGGGCTCAGTGGTATTTCGCAACGAAGTGCTGGAACTGATCCAATACAAGCCGCTTACCGAGGAAGTCTACGAACGCCCGGTGCTGGTAGTGCCACCGCAGATCAACAAATTCTATGTTTTCGACCTGTCACCGGAAAAAAGCCTGGCTCGCTATCTGGTTAGCAGTCACCTGCAGACCTTTGTGGTCAGTTGGCGCAACCCGACCAAGGCTCAGCGCGAATGGGGCCTGTCAACCTACATCGAGGCGCTCAAGGAAGCCATCGACGCGGTGCTGGCCATCACCGGCAGCAAGGACCTGAGCATGCTCGGAGCCTGCTCGGGCGGCGTCACCACGGTGTCTCTGCTTGGCCACCTCGCGGCGCTGAAAGAGAAGAAAGTCCATTCCTTCACCCTGCTGGTCAGCGTGCTGGATACCGACGTCAAAACCCAGGTTGCACTATTCGCCGACGAAAAGTCGATCGAAGCGGCACGACGCATGTCCTATCAGAGCGGCGTACTGGAAGGCCGCGACATGGCCAAGGTATTCGCTTGGATGCGCCCCAACGACCTGATCTGGAACTACTGGGTCAACAACTACCTGCTCGGCAACGAGCCGCCGGTGTTCGATATCCTGTTCTGGAACAATGACACCACTCGGCTACCGGCCGCGCTGCACGGCGAATTCCTTGAACTGTTCAAGACCAACCCGTTGACCCGTCCTGGTGCACTGGAAGTCTGCGGCACCCCGATTGACCTGAAACAGGTCAAATGCGACTTCTTCTGCATTGCCGGCCTCAACGATCACATCACTCCCTGGGAGGCCTGCTTCCGCTCAGCACGACTGCTCGGCGGCAAGTGTGAGTTTGTACTCTCGTCCAGCGGGCACATCCAGAGCATTCTGAACCCACCCGGCAACCCCAAGGGCCGGTTCTTCACCAACTCACAAATGAGTGAAGATCCGAAGCATTGGCTGGAGACGGCTACCAAGCAGTCCGACTCCTGGTGGCAATACTGGCGCGACTGGTTGCATGCCCGCGCCGGCAAGCTGAAGCCGGCTCCGGCGGTGCTTGGCAACGACGACTACCCGGCGCTGGAAGCCGCCCCGGGTACCTATGTACACGAGCGCTAG